Proteins from a genomic interval of Rosa chinensis cultivar Old Blush chromosome 2, RchiOBHm-V2, whole genome shotgun sequence:
- the LOC112185090 gene encoding leucine-rich repeat receptor protein kinase HPCA1 isoform X4, whose amino-acid sequence MRIFRFFNCRVLADMGLKGRLPTDIELLSELQILNLVGCSFFGPIPDAIGSLTKPSYLSLKNNSFSGPIPPSIGNLADLTFIDLSDNKLQGSIPVSNGTTLGLDKLLKARRFHFGNNQLSGPIPPRLFSSTMAMIHLLTSQVVRRIVADPLVVWYLWI is encoded by the exons ATGAGGATATTTCGTTTCTTTAATTGCAGAGTGTTGGCAGACATGGGTTTGAAAGGCCGGCTACCCACTGATATCGAGTTGTTATCTGAGCTACAAATTCT AAACCTGGTTGGTTGCAGTTTCTTTGGTCCTATTCCAGATGCTATAGGATCTCTAACGAAGCCATCTTACCT ATCTCTGAAAAACAATAGTTTCAGTGGGCCAATTCCGCCTTCCATTGGTAATCTGGCCGATCTTACTTTTATAGACCTATCTGACAACAAGCTTCAGGGATCCATCCCAGTCTCTAATGGGACTACACTTGGTCTCGATAAGTTACTTAAGGCGAGACGCTT TCATTTTGGGAACAATCAGCTCTCGGGCCCAATTCCACCTCGACTTTTCAGCTCAACGATGGCCATGATACATTT GCTAACTTCACAGGTTGTACGACGCATTGTGGCTGATCCATTAGTAGTGTGGTACCTGTGGATATAG
- the LOC112185090 gene encoding leucine-rich repeat receptor protein kinase HPCA1 isoform X3, whose product MGLKGRLPTDIELLSELQILNLSFNKGLTGQLRALIGKLTKLVHLNLVGCSFFGPIPDAIGSLTKPSYLSLKNNSFSGPIPPSIGNLADLTFIDLSDNKLQGSIPVSNGTTLGLDKLLKARRFHFGNNQLSGPIPPRLFSSTMAMIHLLTSQVVRRIVADPLVVWYLWI is encoded by the exons ATGGGTTTGAAAGGCCGGCTACCCACTGATATCGAGTTGTTATCTGAGCTACAAATTCT GAATTTATCTTTCAACAAGGGCCTGACAGGACAACTTCGAGCTTTAATTGGAAAATTGACGAAACTAGTACACTT AAACCTGGTTGGTTGCAGTTTCTTTGGTCCTATTCCAGATGCTATAGGATCTCTAACGAAGCCATCTTACCT ATCTCTGAAAAACAATAGTTTCAGTGGGCCAATTCCGCCTTCCATTGGTAATCTGGCCGATCTTACTTTTATAGACCTATCTGACAACAAGCTTCAGGGATCCATCCCAGTCTCTAATGGGACTACACTTGGTCTCGATAAGTTACTTAAGGCGAGACGCTT TCATTTTGGGAACAATCAGCTCTCGGGCCCAATTCCACCTCGACTTTTCAGCTCAACGATGGCCATGATACATTT GCTAACTTCACAGGTTGTACGACGCATTGTGGCTGATCCATTAGTAGTGTGGTACCTGTGGATATAG
- the LOC112185090 gene encoding leucine-rich repeat receptor protein kinase HPCA1 isoform X2: MRIFRFFNCRVLADMGLKGRLPTDIELLSELQILNLSFNKGLTGQLRALIGKLTKLVHLNLVGCSFFGPIPDAIGSLTKPSYLSLKNNSFSGPIPPSIGNLADLTFIDLSDNKLQGSIPVSNGTTLGLDKLLKARRFHFGNNQLSGPIPPRLFSSTMAMIHLLYDALWLIH, encoded by the exons ATGAGGATATTTCGTTTCTTTAATTGCAGAGTGTTGGCAGACATGGGTTTGAAAGGCCGGCTACCCACTGATATCGAGTTGTTATCTGAGCTACAAATTCT GAATTTATCTTTCAACAAGGGCCTGACAGGACAACTTCGAGCTTTAATTGGAAAATTGACGAAACTAGTACACTT AAACCTGGTTGGTTGCAGTTTCTTTGGTCCTATTCCAGATGCTATAGGATCTCTAACGAAGCCATCTTACCT ATCTCTGAAAAACAATAGTTTCAGTGGGCCAATTCCGCCTTCCATTGGTAATCTGGCCGATCTTACTTTTATAGACCTATCTGACAACAAGCTTCAGGGATCCATCCCAGTCTCTAATGGGACTACACTTGGTCTCGATAAGTTACTTAAGGCGAGACGCTT TCATTTTGGGAACAATCAGCTCTCGGGCCCAATTCCACCTCGACTTTTCAGCTCAACGATGGCCATGATACATTT GTTGTACGACGCATTGTGGCTGATCCATTAG
- the LOC112185090 gene encoding leucine-rich repeat receptor protein kinase HPCA1 isoform X5 — MGLKGRLPTDIELLSELQILNLVGCSFFGPIPDAIGSLTKPSYLSLKNNSFSGPIPPSIGNLADLTFIDLSDNKLQGSIPVSNGTTLGLDKLLKARRFHFGNNQLSGPIPPRLFSSTMAMIHLLTSQVVRRIVADPLVVWYLWI; from the exons ATGGGTTTGAAAGGCCGGCTACCCACTGATATCGAGTTGTTATCTGAGCTACAAATTCT AAACCTGGTTGGTTGCAGTTTCTTTGGTCCTATTCCAGATGCTATAGGATCTCTAACGAAGCCATCTTACCT ATCTCTGAAAAACAATAGTTTCAGTGGGCCAATTCCGCCTTCCATTGGTAATCTGGCCGATCTTACTTTTATAGACCTATCTGACAACAAGCTTCAGGGATCCATCCCAGTCTCTAATGGGACTACACTTGGTCTCGATAAGTTACTTAAGGCGAGACGCTT TCATTTTGGGAACAATCAGCTCTCGGGCCCAATTCCACCTCGACTTTTCAGCTCAACGATGGCCATGATACATTT GCTAACTTCACAGGTTGTACGACGCATTGTGGCTGATCCATTAGTAGTGTGGTACCTGTGGATATAG
- the LOC112185090 gene encoding leucine-rich repeat receptor protein kinase HPCA1 isoform X1, whose protein sequence is MRIFRFFNCRVLADMGLKGRLPTDIELLSELQILNLSFNKGLTGQLRALIGKLTKLVHLNLVGCSFFGPIPDAIGSLTKPSYLSLKNNSFSGPIPPSIGNLADLTFIDLSDNKLQGSIPVSNGTTLGLDKLLKARRFHFGNNQLSGPIPPRLFSSTMAMIHLLTSQVVRRIVADPLVVWYLWI, encoded by the exons ATGAGGATATTTCGTTTCTTTAATTGCAGAGTGTTGGCAGACATGGGTTTGAAAGGCCGGCTACCCACTGATATCGAGTTGTTATCTGAGCTACAAATTCT GAATTTATCTTTCAACAAGGGCCTGACAGGACAACTTCGAGCTTTAATTGGAAAATTGACGAAACTAGTACACTT AAACCTGGTTGGTTGCAGTTTCTTTGGTCCTATTCCAGATGCTATAGGATCTCTAACGAAGCCATCTTACCT ATCTCTGAAAAACAATAGTTTCAGTGGGCCAATTCCGCCTTCCATTGGTAATCTGGCCGATCTTACTTTTATAGACCTATCTGACAACAAGCTTCAGGGATCCATCCCAGTCTCTAATGGGACTACACTTGGTCTCGATAAGTTACTTAAGGCGAGACGCTT TCATTTTGGGAACAATCAGCTCTCGGGCCCAATTCCACCTCGACTTTTCAGCTCAACGATGGCCATGATACATTT GCTAACTTCACAGGTTGTACGACGCATTGTGGCTGATCCATTAGTAGTGTGGTACCTGTGGATATAG